One Kitasatospora sp. NBC_01287 DNA window includes the following coding sequences:
- a CDS encoding phosphatidylserine decarboxylase has protein sequence MPISPSPLTSVTERDALAPETAGRRPRVTIARGATPWFVPTLATAALTTALTKRNGKWAVAAAPLCALSAGMLWFFRDPEREIGAGRVISPADGVVQSIDAWPDGRTRVAIFMSPLNVHVNRAPLPGTITSVEHIAGGFVPAFNKDSDRNERVVWHFDTELGDIEMVQIAGAVARRIVPYVPAGTKVEQGERIGLIRFGSRVDTYLPAGVEVGVEVGQKTTAGVTRLDRD, from the coding sequence ATGCCCATCAGCCCGTCCCCTCTCACTTCCGTCACGGAGCGCGATGCCCTCGCTCCCGAGACGGCCGGCCGGCGACCCCGCGTGACCATCGCGCGCGGAGCCACCCCCTGGTTCGTCCCGACCCTGGCCACCGCGGCCCTGACCACCGCTCTCACCAAGCGGAACGGCAAGTGGGCCGTCGCGGCGGCTCCGCTCTGCGCGCTCAGCGCCGGCATGCTGTGGTTCTTCCGCGACCCCGAGCGTGAGATCGGCGCCGGCAGAGTGATCTCGCCGGCCGACGGCGTGGTGCAGAGCATCGACGCCTGGCCGGACGGCCGCACCCGCGTCGCGATCTTCATGAGCCCGCTCAATGTGCACGTCAACCGGGCTCCGCTGCCGGGCACGATCACCTCCGTCGAGCACATCGCCGGTGGCTTCGTCCCCGCGTTCAACAAGGACAGCGACCGCAACGAGCGCGTGGTGTGGCACTTCGACACCGAGCTCGGTGACATCGAGATGGTCCAGATCGCCGGGGCCGTGGCACGTCGCATCGTGCCGTACGTGCCCGCCGGCACCAAGGTCGAGCAGGGCGAGCGGATCGGGTTGATCCGCTTCGGCTCCCGCGTCGACACCTACCTGCCGGCCGGCGTCGAGGTCGGCGTCGAGGTCGGCCAGAAGACGACCGCGGGGGTGACACGCCTTGACCGTGACTGA
- a CDS encoding phosphatidylcholine/phosphatidylserine synthase, producing MRRRRWARDRELRAPRSPQTLSTADFLTLGNAVCGFLAIYSITTNMLIPHISGTGDGTGGMVRHGAATTVTLLLLGSMCDLFDGLVARKLRSSALGAELDNLADLISFGIAPAYFVAVWGIVGGPGSSQGLSAFIALTVLLAVVLRLARFSAVKMRPGVFQGMPCPMGAMTVIAIVLLDPPFLAGLLAIFGVAYLMVSRVEYPKPQGLLATATLGWIVVSIGCLAAWAAGLPGGDVLMHIGAVAQIALAAMAPLLVIRRKVGQKVGDVRARRAESRGC from the coding sequence CTGCGCCGGCGCCGCTGGGCGCGCGACCGCGAACTGCGCGCGCCGCGCTCGCCGCAGACCCTGTCCACGGCGGACTTCCTGACGCTGGGCAACGCCGTCTGCGGCTTCCTGGCGATCTACTCGATCACCACCAACATGCTCATCCCGCACATCAGCGGCACCGGCGACGGCACCGGCGGCATGGTCCGGCACGGCGCCGCCACCACCGTGACCCTGCTGCTGCTCGGCTCGATGTGCGACCTCTTCGACGGCCTGGTGGCCCGCAAGCTTCGCTCCTCGGCACTCGGGGCGGAGCTGGACAACCTGGCCGACCTGATCAGCTTCGGCATCGCGCCCGCCTACTTCGTCGCTGTCTGGGGCATCGTCGGCGGACCGGGCAGCAGCCAGGGGCTCTCCGCCTTCATCGCGCTGACCGTGCTGCTCGCGGTGGTGCTGCGGCTGGCCCGGTTCTCCGCGGTCAAGATGCGGCCCGGGGTCTTCCAGGGCATGCCCTGCCCGATGGGCGCCATGACGGTGATCGCCATCGTGCTGCTCGACCCGCCGTTCCTGGCCGGCCTGCTGGCCATCTTCGGCGTGGCCTACCTGATGGTCAGCCGGGTCGAGTACCCCAAGCCGCAGGGCCTGCTGGCCACCGCCACGCTGGGCTGGATCGTCGTCTCGATCGGCTGCCTGGCCGCCTGGGCGGCCGGCCTGCCCGGTGGTGACGTGCTGATGCACATCGGCGCCGTCGCCCAGATCGCGCTGGCCGCGATGGCCCCGCTGCTGGTGATCCGCCGCAAGGTGGGCCAGAAGGTCGGCGACGTCCGCGCCCGCCGCGCGGAGTCCCGCGGCTGCTGA
- a CDS encoding alpha/beta hydrolase, translating to MRWGTAVVAATAVAAAAGAAALLIGRRVSDLSLRPERSASGEPVGEPVLRVHELAAGEVTLTRTVASARRGRYALDWPGGHAVVGKVLRTGPQSVTRRLELTAGSPLTAGTEVELSPRVLRGDPGSACGLDYMDVLVDGELGALPAWYVPAVRGTWVIAVHGRLADRRQALPVLPLLKRLNLPALVVSYRGDQGAPASPDGIGHFGETEWRDVEAAIHFAKEAGAGRIVLYGWSVGAATVLRTAAESGYRHELAGLILDSPVLDWSASVRGVAARAGVPGAVAGQLGAWAAEGRTGVDPAGFARLADGAELAVPTLLLHSPQDAVAPFAAARRLAELRPDLVSLRSIPDAGHAALWNADPRGYEEALRRYLTPLL from the coding sequence ATGCGCTGGGGAACCGCCGTCGTCGCAGCCACCGCCGTCGCCGCCGCGGCGGGCGCGGCCGCCCTGCTGATCGGGCGCCGGGTCTCGGATCTGAGCCTGCGCCCCGAGCGCTCCGCGAGCGGCGAGCCGGTGGGCGAGCCCGTGCTGCGGGTGCACGAGCTCGCCGCCGGGGAGGTCACGCTGACCCGCACCGTGGCCAGTGCCAGGCGCGGCCGCTACGCGCTGGACTGGCCCGGCGGCCACGCGGTGGTCGGCAAGGTGCTGCGCACCGGCCCGCAGAGCGTCACCCGCCGCCTGGAACTCACCGCCGGCAGCCCGCTGACGGCCGGCACCGAGGTCGAGCTGAGCCCCCGGGTGCTGCGCGGCGACCCGGGCTCGGCCTGCGGCCTGGACTACATGGACGTGCTGGTCGACGGCGAGCTCGGCGCGCTGCCCGCCTGGTACGTCCCGGCGGTGCGCGGCACCTGGGTGATCGCGGTGCACGGACGGCTGGCCGACCGCCGCCAGGCCCTGCCGGTGCTGCCACTGCTCAAGCGGCTCAACCTGCCCGCGCTGGTGGTCAGCTACCGGGGCGACCAGGGGGCGCCCGCCTCGCCGGACGGGATCGGGCACTTCGGCGAGACCGAGTGGCGCGACGTCGAGGCGGCGATCCACTTCGCCAAGGAGGCCGGCGCCGGACGGATCGTGCTCTACGGCTGGTCGGTCGGTGCCGCCACCGTGCTGCGCACCGCCGCCGAGTCCGGGTACCGCCACGAGCTGGCCGGGTTGATCCTCGACTCGCCGGTGCTGGACTGGTCGGCCTCGGTGCGCGGGGTCGCGGCCCGGGCCGGGGTGCCCGGCGCGGTCGCCGGGCAGCTGGGCGCCTGGGCGGCCGAGGGGCGCACCGGGGTCGACCCGGCAGGCTTCGCCCGGCTCGCCGACGGTGCCGAGCTGGCCGTCCCCACCCTGCTGCTGCACAGCCCGCAGGACGCCGTGGCGCCGTTCGCCGCCGCCCGCCGGCTGGCCGAACTGCGCCCGGATCTGGTCAGCCTGCGCAGCATCCCCGACGCCGGGCACGCGGCGCTCTGGAACGCCGACCCGCGCGGCTACGAGGAGGCGCTGCGCCGCTACCTCACCCCGCTGCTCTGA
- a CDS encoding helix-turn-helix transcriptional regulator produces the protein MRRSRPPAPTPVPFSPRAARAHRVGLGLTPEQVAQGLAAHGVRLLPGHVIGWESGEIRPTEEEFIALARALWCPAAQLMGVAPDSLRDFRVARELNQEQTATRIGMDPRAYAAVERTGRWTGSEEQGAALAEVLGLTLRDLVRVRGAEQELVDRLRQCVDGRWQAQLKAVAELVPVHRDTLGRVLAALRSEYQVSGHWGTGSWGPAAPAAPRPAEPEQEPVDRFWSLLTREDTGGLRV, from the coding sequence ATGCGAAGAAGCCGGCCGCCGGCCCCCACCCCGGTCCCGTTCTCCCCCCGGGCCGCCCGCGCTCATCGCGTCGGTCTCGGCCTGACCCCCGAGCAGGTCGCCCAGGGCCTGGCCGCGCACGGGGTGCGGCTGCTGCCCGGCCACGTGATCGGCTGGGAGAGCGGGGAGATCCGCCCGACCGAGGAGGAGTTCATCGCGCTGGCCCGCGCGCTGTGGTGCCCGGCGGCGCAGCTGATGGGCGTGGCCCCCGACTCGCTGCGCGACTTCCGGGTGGCCCGGGAGCTCAACCAGGAGCAGACCGCGACCCGGATCGGGATGGACCCGCGCGCCTACGCCGCCGTGGAGCGGACCGGCCGCTGGACCGGCAGCGAGGAGCAGGGCGCCGCGCTGGCCGAGGTGCTCGGCCTGACGCTGCGCGACCTGGTCCGGGTGCGGGGCGCCGAGCAGGAGCTGGTGGACCGGCTGCGCCAGTGCGTGGACGGCCGCTGGCAGGCGCAGCTGAAGGCGGTCGCCGAGCTGGTGCCGGTGCACCGCGACACCCTGGGCCGGGTACTGGCGGCGCTGCGGAGCGAGTACCAGGTGAGCGGTCACTGGGGCACGGGCAGCTGGGGCCCCGCCGCCCCGGCCGCGCCCCGGCCGGCGGAGCCGGAGCAGGAGCCGGTCGACCGCTTCTGGAGCCTGCTGACCCGCGAGGACACCGGCGGCCTGCGGGTCTGA
- a CDS encoding cobalamin biosynthesis protein, whose protein sequence is MAGVPHRALPYALGALAGYAADARFGDPRRGHPVAFFGRAAARLERALWRDDRGAGALHTALCVGAVAGGAAGIGRLLGRESAALTAAATWTVLGGSSLAREARTIGDALSAGDLAAARQRLPHLCGRDPSELDEQQIARAVVESVAENTADAVVNALVWGALAGAPGLLAFRAVNTLDAMVGHKSARYRRFGWAAARLDDVAGWPGARLTALLTVAAAEDRGRAWRVWRRDGGAHPSPNAGQAESAFAGALGVRLGGTLRYGEHVEHRPVLGGGQRPVAVADIERACRLSRRVGLLALGTTVALRFAVPVRRGRRR, encoded by the coding sequence ATGGCGGGGGTTCCCCACCGCGCGCTGCCGTACGCCCTGGGCGCCCTGGCCGGCTATGCCGCCGACGCCCGCTTCGGCGATCCCCGGCGCGGCCACCCGGTGGCCTTCTTCGGGCGCGCGGCCGCCCGGCTGGAGCGCGCGCTCTGGCGCGATGACCGCGGCGCCGGCGCGCTGCACACCGCACTCTGCGTGGGCGCGGTGGCGGGCGGTGCCGCCGGGATCGGACGGCTGCTGGGACGGGAGAGCGCCGCGCTGACGGCCGCCGCCACCTGGACGGTGCTCGGCGGCAGCTCGCTGGCCCGCGAGGCCCGCACCATCGGCGACGCGCTGTCGGCCGGCGACCTGGCGGCCGCCAGGCAGCGGCTGCCGCACCTGTGCGGGCGCGACCCGAGCGAACTGGACGAGCAGCAGATCGCCCGCGCCGTGGTCGAGTCGGTGGCAGAGAACACCGCCGACGCGGTGGTCAACGCCCTGGTCTGGGGCGCGCTCGCGGGCGCGCCCGGCCTGCTCGCCTTCCGCGCCGTCAACACGCTGGACGCGATGGTCGGCCACAAGTCGGCGAGGTACCGCCGGTTCGGCTGGGCCGCGGCCCGACTGGACGACGTGGCCGGCTGGCCGGGCGCCCGGCTGACCGCGCTGCTCACGGTGGCGGCCGCCGAGGACCGCGGCCGGGCCTGGCGCGTCTGGCGCCGGGACGGCGGCGCGCACCCGAGCCCGAACGCCGGGCAGGCCGAGTCCGCCTTCGCCGGCGCGCTCGGCGTGCGCCTGGGCGGGACGCTGCGGTACGGGGAGCACGTGGAGCACCGCCCGGTGCTGGGCGGCGGGCAGCGCCCGGTGGCGGTGGCGGACATCGAACGGGCCTGCCGGCTGTCGCGCCGGGTCGGGCTGCTCGCGCTGGGGACGACGGTGGCGCTGCGGTTCGCCGTGCCCGTACGGAGGGGACGACGGAGATGA
- a CDS encoding cobyric acid synthase: MSNALLVAGTTSDAGKSVVTAGICRWLVRRGVKVAPFKAQNMSLNSMVTLDGAEIGRAQVMQAQAARVEPEAAMNPVLLKPGADGRSQVVLLGRPVAEVGALDYRERKPYLLERSLECLADLRRRFDVVVCEGAGSPAEINLRDRDIANMGLARAAELPVVVVGDIDRGGVFAAMFGTLALLSPEDQRLVAGWLVNKFRGDARLLKPGLDMLHELTGRPVLGTLPMLKGLWLDAEDSLDLTTAVDREDTAGPFGADVLRVAVLRFPRLSNFTDLDALAQEPGVLVRWATRPEELADADLVVLPGTRATVADLAWLRERGLARPLRERVAAGRPVLGICGGYQMLAREIVDEVESKAGPVDGLGLLPTRVVFGVGKVLGRPVGEAYGERVEGYEIHHGVASVEGGTPFLDGCRQGAVRGTTWHGALENDGFRRAFLREVAAEAGRAFVPAPGTSFAAAREARLERLGDLIEEHADTDALWRLIEGGAGDGLPFIPPGAPAARAMEGES; encoded by the coding sequence ATGAGCAACGCGCTGCTGGTGGCGGGCACCACCTCGGACGCCGGGAAGAGCGTGGTCACCGCCGGGATCTGCCGCTGGCTGGTCCGCCGGGGCGTCAAGGTGGCCCCGTTCAAGGCCCAGAACATGTCACTCAACTCGATGGTCACGCTGGACGGCGCCGAGATCGGCCGGGCCCAGGTGATGCAGGCGCAGGCCGCCCGGGTCGAGCCCGAGGCCGCGATGAACCCGGTGCTGCTCAAGCCCGGGGCGGACGGGCGCAGCCAGGTGGTGCTGCTCGGCCGGCCGGTCGCCGAGGTCGGCGCGCTCGACTACCGCGAGCGCAAGCCGTACCTGCTGGAGCGCTCGCTGGAGTGCCTGGCCGACCTGCGGCGCCGCTTCGACGTGGTGGTCTGCGAGGGCGCCGGCTCGCCGGCCGAGATCAACCTGCGCGACCGCGACATCGCCAACATGGGACTGGCCCGGGCCGCCGAGCTGCCGGTGGTGGTGGTCGGCGACATCGACCGCGGTGGCGTCTTCGCCGCGATGTTCGGCACCCTGGCGCTGCTCTCGCCCGAGGACCAGCGGCTGGTGGCGGGCTGGCTGGTGAACAAGTTCCGCGGCGACGCCCGGCTGCTGAAGCCCGGCCTGGACATGCTGCACGAGCTGACCGGCCGTCCGGTGCTCGGCACCCTGCCGATGCTGAAGGGCCTGTGGCTGGACGCCGAGGACTCGCTCGACCTCACCACGGCGGTGGACCGCGAGGACACCGCCGGGCCGTTCGGCGCCGACGTGCTGCGGGTGGCCGTGCTGCGCTTCCCGCGGCTGTCCAACTTCACCGACCTGGACGCGCTGGCCCAGGAGCCCGGGGTGCTGGTGCGCTGGGCCACCAGGCCCGAGGAGCTGGCCGACGCCGACCTGGTGGTGCTGCCCGGCACCCGGGCCACCGTCGCCGACCTGGCCTGGCTGCGCGAGCGCGGGTTGGCGCGGCCGCTGCGCGAGCGGGTGGCGGCCGGGCGGCCGGTGCTCGGGATCTGCGGCGGCTACCAGATGCTGGCGCGGGAGATCGTGGACGAGGTCGAGTCGAAGGCCGGGCCGGTCGACGGGCTCGGCCTGCTGCCGACCCGGGTGGTGTTCGGCGTCGGGAAGGTGCTCGGGCGCCCGGTCGGCGAGGCGTACGGCGAGCGGGTCGAGGGCTACGAGATCCACCACGGGGTGGCGTCCGTCGAGGGCGGCACCCCCTTCTTGGACGGCTGCCGCCAGGGCGCGGTGCGGGGCACCACCTGGCACGGCGCGCTGGAGAACGACGGGTTCCGCCGCGCCTTCCTGCGCGAGGTCGCGGCCGAGGCGGGGCGGGCCTTCGTGCCGGCGCCCGGCACCTCGTTCGCCGCCGCGCGCGAGGCCCGGCTGGAGCGGCTGGGCGACCTGATCGAGGAGCACGCGGACACCGACGCCCTGTGGCGGCTGATCGAGGGCGGGGCCGGCGACGGCCTGCCGTTCATACCGCCGGGAGCACCGGCGGCGCGCGCAATGGAGGGTGAGAGCTGA
- a CDS encoding putative cobaltochelatase, which produces MSDVRYPFTAIVGMADLRLGLLLNAVSPAVGGVLVRGEKGTAKSTMVRALAGLLPTIAVVQGCRFACDPASPDPHCPDGPHSAGTDTAGTGTAGTGTAGPHGAGASAERAARLVELPVGVTEDRIVGSLDLERALAEGVKAYEPGLLARAHRGVLYIDEVNLLQDHVVDLLLDAAAMGRSYVEREGVSVRHAARFLLVGTMNPEEGELRPQLLDRFGLTVEIAATRDPAERAEVVRRRLAYDADPAGFAASYAAEERALAGRITTARALLPSVVLGDPALRQITAVCAAFEVDGLRADIVMARTAVALAAWDGRTAVVEEDVRRAARLALPHRRRRNPFDAPGLDEEQLDRTLDEHAEQPEPPEDGGPEGGPEGGQDDDPDGGGDGGGGGNGGGAPEPSEPAGPGAPDATAGAPASDAPASDAPAETAPPRLPGPGGAPARESAPVAAGEAYRTRLFKVPGTGQGTQGRRSPAETDGGHTIRSRAPRGRLTRLHLAATLQAAAPHQVARGRAGRALLLRGEDLREQVRRGRESNLVLFVVDASGSMAARQRMTAVKGAVLSLLMDAYQRRDKIGMITFRGTGAELALPPTSSVEVGAARLERLPTGGRTPLAAGLLRAHEVLRLERLRDPLRRPLLVLVTDGRATGGRTALAEAERAAGLLAAQGTAAVVLDCESGPVRLGLARTLAAHLHATSVTLDDLRAEGVAALVHAHRSPRPSPSSRKAA; this is translated from the coding sequence ATGAGTGACGTCCGATACCCGTTCACCGCGATCGTCGGGATGGCGGACCTGCGGCTCGGCCTGCTGCTCAACGCGGTCTCGCCGGCCGTCGGCGGGGTGCTGGTGCGCGGCGAGAAGGGCACCGCGAAGTCGACCATGGTGCGGGCGCTGGCCGGGCTGCTGCCCACGATCGCGGTGGTGCAGGGCTGCCGGTTCGCCTGCGACCCCGCCTCGCCGGACCCGCATTGCCCGGATGGGCCGCACAGCGCCGGGACGGACACCGCCGGGACAGGCACCGCCGGGACAGGCACCGCCGGGCCGCACGGCGCCGGAGCGTCGGCGGAGCGGGCCGCGCGGCTGGTCGAGCTGCCGGTCGGGGTCACCGAGGACCGGATCGTCGGCTCGCTGGACCTGGAGCGGGCGCTGGCCGAGGGCGTCAAGGCCTACGAGCCGGGCCTGCTGGCCCGCGCGCACCGGGGCGTGCTCTACATCGACGAGGTCAACCTGCTCCAGGACCACGTGGTCGACCTGCTGCTGGACGCGGCCGCGATGGGCCGCTCCTACGTGGAGCGCGAGGGCGTCTCGGTTCGGCACGCGGCGCGGTTCCTGCTGGTGGGGACGATGAACCCGGAGGAGGGCGAGCTGCGGCCGCAGCTGCTGGACCGGTTCGGGCTCACCGTGGAGATCGCGGCCACCCGGGACCCGGCCGAGCGGGCCGAGGTGGTGCGGCGCCGGCTGGCGTACGACGCGGACCCGGCCGGCTTCGCGGCGTCGTACGCGGCCGAGGAGCGGGCGCTGGCCGGGCGGATCACCACCGCGCGGGCGCTGCTGCCCTCCGTGGTGCTGGGCGACCCGGCGCTGCGTCAGATCACCGCCGTCTGCGCCGCCTTCGAGGTGGACGGCCTGCGGGCGGACATCGTGATGGCGCGCACCGCGGTCGCGCTGGCCGCCTGGGACGGACGGACGGCGGTGGTCGAGGAGGACGTGCGCCGGGCCGCGCGGCTCGCGCTGCCGCACCGGCGCCGGCGCAACCCGTTCGACGCGCCGGGGCTGGACGAGGAGCAGTTGGACCGGACGCTGGACGAGCACGCCGAGCAGCCGGAGCCGCCCGAGGACGGCGGTCCGGAGGGCGGTCCGGAGGGCGGCCAGGACGACGACCCGGACGGTGGCGGCGACGGTGGTGGCGGCGGGAACGGTGGCGGTGCTCCCGAGCCGTCCGAGCCGGCCGGACCCGGCGCCCCCGACGCCACCGCGGGCGCACCCGCCTCCGACGCACCCGCCTCGGACGCACCCGCCGAGACCGCCCCGCCGCGGCTGCCCGGGCCCGGCGGCGCCCCCGCGCGCGAGTCGGCACCGGTGGCGGCCGGCGAGGCCTACCGCACCCGGCTCTTCAAGGTCCCCGGCACCGGCCAGGGCACCCAGGGCCGCCGCTCCCCCGCCGAGACCGACGGCGGGCACACCATCAGGTCGCGCGCGCCGCGGGGCCGGCTGACCAGGCTGCACCTGGCCGCCACCCTGCAGGCCGCCGCCCCGCACCAGGTGGCCAGGGGCCGCGCGGGGCGGGCGCTGCTGCTGCGCGGCGAGGACCTGCGCGAGCAGGTGCGCCGGGGCCGCGAGTCCAACCTGGTGCTCTTCGTGGTGGACGCCTCCGGCTCGATGGCCGCCCGGCAGCGGATGACCGCCGTCAAGGGCGCGGTGCTCTCGCTGCTGATGGACGCCTACCAGCGGCGGGACAAGATCGGCATGATCACCTTCCGCGGCACCGGCGCCGAGCTGGCGCTGCCGCCCACCTCCTCGGTCGAGGTCGGCGCGGCCCGCCTGGAGCGGCTGCCCACCGGCGGGCGCACCCCGCTGGCGGCCGGCCTGCTGCGCGCGCACGAGGTGCTGCGGCTGGAGCGGCTGCGCGACCCGCTGCGCCGCCCGCTGCTGGTGCTGGTCACCGACGGCCGGGCCACCGGCGGGCGCACCGCGCTCGCCGAGGCCGAGCGGGCCGCCGGGCTGCTGGCCGCGCAGGGCACCGCCGCCGTGGTGCTGGACTGCGAGTCCGGGCCGGTCCGCCTCGGCCTGGCCCGCACCCTGGCCGCCCACCTGCACGCCACCAGCGTCACCCTGGACGACCTGCGCGCCGAGGGCGTGGCCGCCCTGGTGCACGCCCATCGTTCCCCCCGGCCGTCTCCCTCTTCGCGAAAGGCAGCGTGA
- the cobO gene encoding cob(I)yrinic acid a,c-diamide adenosyltransferase, translating to MPQGQPEVVPNDGLTTRQRRTQPITAVHTGPGKGKSTAAFGLALRAWNQGWPIGVFQFVKSAKWKVGEENALKVLGASDEGGSVVWHKMGEGWSWIQRSAEAEVSSEEAAKEGWAQVKRDLAAETYRLYVLDEFTYPMHWGWIDPAEVVEVLRGRPGSQHVVITGRYAPEPLLEVADLVTEMTKVKHPMDAGRKGQRGIEW from the coding sequence ATGCCGCAGGGCCAGCCCGAGGTCGTCCCCAACGACGGCCTGACCACCCGTCAGCGCCGCACCCAGCCGATCACCGCCGTGCACACCGGGCCCGGCAAGGGCAAGTCCACGGCCGCCTTCGGGCTCGCGCTGCGGGCCTGGAACCAGGGCTGGCCGATCGGGGTGTTCCAGTTCGTGAAGTCCGCCAAGTGGAAGGTGGGCGAGGAGAACGCGCTCAAGGTGCTGGGCGCCTCCGACGAGGGCGGCAGTGTCGTCTGGCACAAGATGGGCGAGGGCTGGTCCTGGATCCAGCGCTCCGCCGAGGCCGAGGTGAGCAGCGAGGAGGCCGCCAAGGAGGGCTGGGCGCAGGTCAAGCGCGACCTGGCCGCCGAGACCTACCGGCTCTACGTGCTGGACGAGTTCACCTACCCCATGCACTGGGGCTGGATCGATCCGGCCGAGGTGGTCGAGGTACTGCGCGGGCGTCCCGGCTCGCAGCACGTGGTGATCACCGGCCGCTACGCGCCCGAGCCGCTGCTGGAGGTGGCCGACCTGGTCACCGAGATGACCAAGGTCAAGCACCCGATGGACGCGGGTCGCAAGGGCCAGCGCGGGATCGAGTGGTAG
- a CDS encoding cobyrinate a,c-diamide synthase — protein MQLPRLVIAAPSSGAGKTTVATGLMAALTARGLKVSPHKVGPDYIDPGYHGLATGRPGRNLDAFMCGPGLIEPLLRHGAAGADLAVVEGVMGMFDGASGRGELASTAHVAKLLRAPVVLVVDGSSQSRSVAALVHGFASWDPQVRLAGVILNRVASDRHEQLLREALEEGAGVPVLGAVRRSAAVATPSRHLGLVPVVERSAQAVRAVADMGELIAASVDLDALLALARSAPPLTAAPWEPAAEVTAVPGPPPRIALAAGPAFSFSYAENAELLAAAGAEVLPFDPLHDTGLPDGTSGLVIGGGFPEVYGAELSENAPLRAAIASLAAAGAPIAAECAGLLYLGRELDGRPMCGVLDGTARMTERLTLGYREAVALHDSPLAATGTRVRGHEFHRTACEPAAGPTPAWGWRSPDGAAVTEGFATSNVHASYLHLHWAGAPGVARRLVAAAGAGLSPHSATRG, from the coding sequence ATGCAGCTGCCCCGCCTCGTCATCGCCGCGCCCTCCTCGGGTGCGGGCAAGACCACCGTCGCCACCGGCCTGATGGCCGCGCTCACCGCGCGCGGCCTGAAGGTCTCACCGCACAAGGTCGGCCCCGACTACATCGACCCGGGCTACCACGGCCTGGCCACCGGCCGCCCGGGGCGCAACCTGGACGCCTTCATGTGCGGGCCCGGGCTGATCGAGCCGCTGCTGCGGCACGGCGCGGCCGGCGCGGACCTGGCGGTGGTCGAGGGCGTGATGGGGATGTTCGACGGCGCCTCGGGGCGCGGCGAGCTGGCCTCCACCGCGCACGTGGCCAAGCTGCTGCGGGCGCCGGTGGTGCTGGTGGTCGACGGTTCCTCGCAGTCGCGCTCGGTGGCCGCGCTGGTGCACGGCTTCGCCTCCTGGGATCCGCAGGTGCGCCTGGCCGGGGTGATCCTCAACCGGGTCGCCTCCGACCGGCACGAGCAACTGCTGCGCGAGGCGCTGGAGGAGGGCGCGGGGGTGCCGGTGCTCGGCGCGGTGCGGCGCAGCGCCGCCGTGGCCACGCCCTCCCGGCACCTGGGCCTGGTGCCGGTGGTGGAGCGCTCGGCCCAGGCGGTGCGGGCGGTGGCCGACATGGGCGAGCTGATCGCCGCCTCGGTCGACCTGGACGCGCTGCTGGCGCTGGCCCGCTCCGCCCCACCGCTGACCGCCGCGCCCTGGGAGCCGGCCGCCGAGGTCACCGCCGTGCCGGGGCCGCCGCCGCGGATCGCGCTGGCGGCCGGCCCGGCCTTCTCCTTCTCGTACGCCGAGAACGCCGAACTGCTCGCCGCGGCGGGCGCCGAGGTGCTCCCGTTCGACCCGCTGCACGACACCGGACTTCCTGACGGTACGTCAGGACTGGTGATCGGCGGCGGTTTCCCCGAGGTCTACGGCGCCGAGCTGAGCGAGAACGCCCCGCTGCGCGCCGCGATCGCCTCCCTTGCCGCCGCCGGCGCGCCGATCGCCGCCGAGTGCGCCGGACTGCTCTACCTGGGCCGCGAGTTGGACGGCCGCCCGATGTGCGGCGTGCTGGACGGCACGGCCCGGATGACCGAACGGCTCACCCTGGGCTACCGCGAGGCGGTCGCGCTGCACGACAGCCCGCTGGCCGCCACCGGTACCAGGGTGCGCGGCCACGAGTTCCACCGCACCGCCTGCGAGCCCGCCGCGGGGCCCACGCCGGCCTGGGGTTGGCGCTCCCCCGACGGTGCGGCGGTCACCGAGGGCTTCGCCACGTCGAACGTGCACGCCAGCTACCTGCACCTGCACTGGGCGGGCGCGCCGGGGGTGGCGCGGCGGCTGGTCGCGGCGGCGGGGGCGGGGCTTTCGCCGCACTCGGCTACCCGCGGGTAA